TTCGCCAGTATCAGGTGTGGTGACACCAAAAATGAGCTGTGCTGTCTCAGTGCGTCCAGAGCCTAATAACCCTGCTAGCCCAACGATTTCACCGGGCGAAACAGATAAATCAAAACTCTCTACTACACCACGACGACCATAATTTTTAAACTCAACCAATGGATTGCCGGCCGCAATATTATGTTCGCCCCGTTTCAGTAATTGCTCATCGAAGCTATGGCCCAACATCATCTGGACCAATTCAATACGAGGGAGTTCTGGCGTTGTTTTCGTGCCAACGAGCTTACCATTGCGAAAAACAGTTATGCGATCACTGATCCGATAGACCTGATCGAGGAAATGGGTCACGAATATCATGCCAATACCTTGATCGCGTAATTGGCGTAAAATATCCAGTAACATGCTGACTTCTTTGGCATCTAGACTGGCCGTTGGCTCATCCAGAATCAGGACTTTTGCTGATAGGTCAACCGCTCGGGCAATCGCGACAATTTGCTGTATCGCAATAGAGAAATTCGCTAGTGGCTGCTGTACATCCAACGTTAAGCCATAGCCTGTCAGCAGCTTCGCCGCCTGCTCATTCATCGTCCGATGATCAATGAATCCCCAACGCAAAGGTTCGCGACCAATAAAAAGATTGGCTGCAACCGATATGTTAGGCAGTAAATTTACCTCTTGGTATACCGTACCAATCCCCATTCTCTGAGCATCAGCGGTATCAACGGGGCAAATGGCTTTGCCATCCAAATAAACTTCACCGGCGCTGCGTTTATAGACCCCAGTTAATGCTTTGATTAACGTTGATTTCCCGGCCCCATTCTCCCCTAACAACGCAACCACTTCACCACGACGCAGAGAAAAGTCAACAGAATCCAATGCCTTAACACCTGGAAATTCAACTGACAAACCACGGACTTCTAGCAGTGTTTCCATCAGATGTACCCACGTTCAAAAACGACTCAGATATTGCCTAAATACAGGTGACGAAAGGAGGCGGGGCAAGCCCCGCCATTTGAATCAATAACCTAGGCTTTTCTTAGACTCATATTCCTGTTTGGCTGTATCTGGCAGTAACAGGCGGGACTCTGTTTGGATAAATTTAGGTGGCTGAGTACCGTCTTTCTTCAGCGCAATTAATGCATCGAAAGCAGGGCCTGCCATATTTGGTGTTAACTCAACTGTCGCGTTTGCTTCACCGCTACTCATTGCCTTGAAGATATCAGGAACACCGTCGATAGAGACGATTTTGATTTCTGAACCTGGTTTCAGGCCGGCCTCTTTAATGGCTTGAATGGCACCAATCGCCATATCATCGTTATGTGCATACACGGCGCAAATATTTTTGCCGTTTTGCTCAGCCTTAATGAAGCTCTCCATGACTTCTTTGCCTTTACTACGGGTGAAGTCACCTGATTGAGAGCGGATAATTTTCACGTTAGGAGCTGAGGCTATTCCATCAGCAAAACCCTTCTTACGGTTAATCGCCACGCTAGAACCCACTGTGCCTTGCAGTTCAACGACATTACAAGGCTTACCTGCCACGTCTTTCAGAAGCCACTCGCCTGCGACTTTGCCTTCATAGACGCTGTCTGAGGCAACCGCTGCGGTATATAACGAAGGATCATTCACTTCGATCATACGGTCGAGCAAGAATACGGGGATTTTAGCTTCTTTTGCTTCCTGTAAAACTGGTGTCCAGCCTGTTGCAACCACAGGTGCGATAAAAATGGCATCAACGCCTTGAGCGATAAACGATCTCACTGCTTTTATTTGGTTTTCTTGTTTTTGTTGAGCATCCGCGATTTTTAATGTTATCCCGCGTTTTTCCGCCTCTTGCTTAGAAACTTTTGTTTCCGCCGAGCGCCAACCCGATTCTGAACCAATTTGAGAGAAGCCCACGACTAACGGAGCCGCCTGAACTGCACTACACATTGCTGCTGTTACAGCTGCTGCTAACAGTAAACGCCTGTACATATTTATCTCCTCACTTGCCATCGTCGGGCCGTTGATTCACTACTATTCCAAAGAACAGTTAAGATAATCATTCAGGTCATTAACAGCCCTGAACTTCGGCCAATTTGCAGATAATGTCGGTCGAAAAACACATTATGTTTTTTAAGGTGAGCTTCCTGATAGCTGAAATGTTAATTAGTTTTAGTACATTTTGTAAAAGTAATAATGAGCAGTGTCACACCACAGAATAACAATCATTTTGTACATAAATTCAGCTAAATAGGTATGCATTGGGAACGTTACCTTTTAGCTTTGTTTGAATTTTTAAAATGAAACACAGTAAATAAGGATATCTGTTCAGGCATGGGATACTTGTTCAAGTCACCGAGTCAATGCGGAGATAAACCCAAAATAGAGGAGTAGAAATCATTACAGCAAGGAGGTGGGGGATTAAACACGCTCAGAATGTAGCTAACAGCACAAACTGATACTGCACAGAAATAAAAGCGGATATGGCACAGATTTTTTAAACATAAAAAAACCCTTCGCTTTCACGAAGGGTTATTTATTTATCTGGCAGGGGCGGAGAGACTCGAACTCCCAACACCCGGTTTTGGAGACCGGTGCTCTACCAATTGAACTACGCCCCTAAATAGGGTGGCGGAACGGACGGGGCTCGAACCCGCGACCCCCTGCGTGACAGGCAGGTATTCTAACCAACTGAACTACCGCTCCACCGATTCTGTTACGTGTATCTTCCTGATACTTACCCTTTACAGGGCCAGCGCTCCTCGCTGTGCAAAACCGTCTCTGACGATTTTGTCAGTTACCAGATGTCACTCTGATAACTCGTGTTTGATGCCTGGCAGTGTCCTACTCTCGCATGGGGAGACCCCACACTACCATCGGCGCTACGGCGTTTCACTTCTGAGTTCGGCATGGGATCAGGTGGGACCACCGCGCTATGGCCGCCAGGCAAATTCTGTCTCAATCAACCCACTACACGTCTCTTCGCGCAGCCAGTCAACCCAATCTCGGAACTTCGCTGAAAATCTCTCAATACCACCAAAACACCTTTGGTGTTGTAAGGTTAAGCCTCACGGATCATTAGTACTGGTTAGCTCAATGCATCGCTGCACTTACACACCCAGCCTATCAACGTCATCGTCTTTAACGTTCCTTCAGGGGGCTTAAAGCCCCAGGGAAGACTCATCTCGAGGCAAGTTTCCCGCTTAGATGCTTTCAGCGGTTATCTCTTCCGAATTTAGCTACCGGGCAATGCCATTGGCATGACAACCCGAACACCAGTGATTCGTCCACTCCGGTCCTCTCGTACTAGGAGCAGCCCCTCTCAATCTTCCAACGCCCACGGCAGATAGGGACCGAACTGTCTCACGACGTTCTAAACCCAGCTCGCGTACCACTTTAAATGGCGAACAGCCATACCCTTGGGACCTACTTCAGCCCCAGGATGTGATGAGCCGACATCGAGGTGCCAAACACCGCCGTCGATATGAACTCTTGGGCGGTATCAGCCTGTTATCCCCGGAGTACCTTTTATCCGTTGAGCGATGGCCCTTCCATTCAGAACCACCGGATCACTAAGACCTACTTTCGTACCTGCTCGAGCCGTCACTCTCGCAGTCAAGCTAGCTTATGCCTTTGCACTAACCTCACGATGTCCGACCGTGATTAGCTAACCTTCGTGCTCCTCCGTTACTCTTTGGGAGGAGACCGCCCCAGTCAAACTACCCACCAGACACTGTCCTCACCCCAGATTATGGGGCCGAGTTAGAACATCAAACATTAAAGGGTGGTATTTCAAGGTTGGCTCCATGCAGACTGGCGTCCACACTTCGATGCCTCCCACCTATCCTACACATCAAGGCTCAATGTTCAGTGTCAAGCTATAGTAAAGGTTCACGGGGTCTTTCCGTCTTGCCGCGGGTACACTGCATCTTCACAGCGAGTTCAATTTCACTGAGTCTCGGGTGGAGACAGCCTGGCCATCATTACGCCATTCGTGCAGGTCGGAACTTACCCGACAAGGAATTTCGCTACCTTAGGACCGTTATAGTTACGGCCGCCGTTTACTGGGGCTTCGATCAAGAGCTTCGCCTTGCGGCTGACCCCATCAATTAACCTTCCAGCACCGGGCAGGCGTCACACCGTATACGTCCACTTTCGTGTTTGCACAGTGCTGTGTTTTTATTAAACAGTTGCAGCCAGCTGGTATCTGCGACTGGCTTCAGCTCCGAGAGCAAGTCTCTTCACCTAGCGCCAGCGTGCCTTCTCCCGAAGTTACGGCACCATTTTGCCTAGTTCCTTCACCCGAGTTCTCTCAAGCGCCTGAGTATTCTCTACCTGACCACCTGTGTCGGTTTGGGGTACGATTTCGTGTTACCTGATGCTTAGAGGCTTTTCCTGGAAGCATGGCATCAACTACTTCTGCACCGTAGTGCATCGTCATCACACCTCAGCGTTGATAAGCAACCGGATTTACCAAGTCACTCCGCCTACATGCTTAAACCGGGACAACCGTCGCCCGGCTAGCCTAGCCTTCTCCGTCCCCCCTTCGCAGTAACACCAAGTACAGGAATATTAACCTGTTTCCCATCGACTACGCTTTTCAGCCTCGCCTTAGGGGTCGACTCACCCTGCCCCGATTAACGTTGGACAGG
The window above is part of the Yersinia massiliensis genome. Proteins encoded here:
- the ytfR gene encoding galactofuranose ABC transporter, ATP-binding protein YtfR, coding for METLLEVRGLSVEFPGVKALDSVDFSLRRGEVVALLGENGAGKSTLIKALTGVYKRSAGEVYLDGKAICPVDTADAQRMGIGTVYQEVNLLPNISVAANLFIGREPLRWGFIDHRTMNEQAAKLLTGYGLTLDVQQPLANFSIAIQQIVAIARAVDLSAKVLILDEPTASLDAKEVSMLLDILRQLRDQGIGMIFVTHFLDQVYRISDRITVFRNGKLVGTKTTPELPRIELVQMMLGHSFDEQLLKRGEHNIAAGNPLVEFKNYGRRGVVESFDLSVSPGEIVGLAGLLGSGRTETAQLIFGVTTPDTGEAKIQGKPVKIRTPRKASKFGFGYCPEDRKTDGIVGAATVRENIILALQAQRGWLRPLSMREQTQIAEEFIQQLGIRTPSPEQQIQYLSGGNQQKVLLARWLATKPRFLILDEPTRGIDVGAHAEIIRLIEKLCDEGLALLIISSELEELAGYADRVIVLRDRRHIAQLEHGEISVPAIMQAIAV
- the ytfQ gene encoding galactofuranose ABC transporter, galactofuranose-binding protein YtfQ, whose translation is MYRRLLLAAAVTAAMCSAVQAAPLVVGFSQIGSESGWRSAETKVSKQEAEKRGITLKIADAQQKQENQIKAVRSFIAQGVDAIFIAPVVATGWTPVLQEAKEAKIPVFLLDRMIEVNDPSLYTAAVASDSVYEGKVAGEWLLKDVAGKPCNVVELQGTVGSSVAINRKKGFADGIASAPNVKIIRSQSGDFTRSKGKEVMESFIKAEQNGKNICAVYAHNDDMAIGAIQAIKEAGLKPGSEIKIVSIDGVPDIFKAMSSGEANATVELTPNMAGPAFDALIALKKDGTQPPKFIQTESRLLLPDTAKQEYESKKSLGY